In a genomic window of Oncorhynchus kisutch isolate 150728-3 linkage group LG9, Okis_V2, whole genome shotgun sequence:
- the LOC109896324 gene encoding protein-methionine sulfoxide oxidase mical3a-like isoform X6 yields the protein MEFPGCPAAAGVAVGDEAEKEGHAQVLFDEFVQASTCRTTLRAFNLLCEHLQLTHTHTQPQTYSPTQPQRPFYHSLKERLSYWKANALWAKLDKRAAHHEYGKGRVCANTTCVIIGAGPCGLRTAVELGFLGARVVLLEKRDAFSRNNVLHLWPFTIHDLRGLGAKKFYGKFCAGAIDHISIRQLQLVLLKVALLLGVEVHVNVEFKGLVEPPVDQEQQKVGWRVEVKPKSHPINQLQCDVVIGADGRRNTLPGFRRKEFRGKLAIAITANFMNRNTTAEAKVEEISGVAFIFNQRFFQELRDTTGVDLENIVYYKDDTHYFVMTAKKQSLLEKGVILRDYADTETLLSRGNVDQNALLAYAREAADFSTNHQLPSLDFAMNHYGQPDVALFDFTCMYASENAALVRQRHGHHLLVTLVGDSLLEPFWPMGTGIARGFLAALDSAWMVRSWAQGLAPLDILAERESLYRLLPQASPENVNKNFGQYTVDPATRYPNINHQLITPAQVGHLIYTEESGGSGADQEPRLRSPLPKLLRQESFSRSSKLLSWCQQQTQGYRGVAVSDLTTSWKNGLALCALIHHYRPDLIDFDSLKEDEGEENMRLGLEVAEKEFGISPVMTVEEMSSVSETDTLCMVMYLSQFHQLFKDALPPSESQTESLDGRAAVIGPASLLSRLGHSPSRKRNPKEQKEKDAVGKRRKTSRPCLEDVRQDLRLVDSYEEEAALCSVGGASQSRVRSMANQLLAKFEENAPCPSSTPAAALRRQGDSMPMLPPPPASPDPQEPAFVASAATWKQVKIL from the exons ATGGAGTTCCCAGGGTGCCCTGCTGCTGCCGGCGTTGCCGTGGGCGACGAGGCGGAGAAGGAGGGCCATGCCCAGGTTCTATTTGATGAGTTTGTCCAGGCGTCTACCTGCAGAACGACACTCCGTGCCTTCAACCTGCTGTGTGAGCACcttcagctcacacacacacacacacagccacagacaTACTCCCCGACGCAGCCGCAGAGGCCTTTCTACCACAGCCTCAAAGAACGCCTCAGCTACTGGAAGGCAAACGCACTGTGGGCCAAACTGGACAAACGGGCGGCCCACCACGAATACGGGAAGGGTCGTGTCTGTGCCAACACCACG TGTGTGATCATCGGGGCGGGGCCGTGTGGTCTGCGTACAGCAGTAGAGCTGGGGTTCCTGGGGGCCAGAGTGGTGCTGCTGGAGAAGAGAGATGCCTTCTCCAGGAACAACGTCCTTCACCTCTGGCCTTTCACCATCCACGACCTCAGGGGCCTCGGGGCCAAGAAGTTCTACGGCAAGTTCTGTGCTGGAGCCATTGACCACATCA GTATACGGCAGTTACAGTTGGTGTTATTAAAGGTGGCTCTGTTGCTGGGGGTGGAAGTCCATGTCAACGTAGAGTTCAAGGGACTGGTGGAGCCACCAGTGGACCAGGAGCAACAGA agGTAGGCTGGAGGGTGGAGGTGAAACCCAAGTCTCACCCTATTAACCAACTGCAGTGTGACGTGGTGATCGGAGCTGATGGACGACGGAACACACTGCCAG GGTTCAGGCGTAAGGAGTTCCGTGGCAAGCTGGCCATTGCCATCACAGCTAACTTCATGAACCGTAACACCACAGCTGAGGCCAAGGTGGAGGAGATCAGCGGAGTGGCCTTCATCTTCAACCAGAGGTTCTTTCAGGAGCTACGGGACACCACAGGAGTGGACCTGGAGAATATAGTGTACTACAAGGACGACACACACTACTTTGTGATGACGGCTAAGAAGCAGAGTCTGCTGGAGAAAGGAGTCATTCTGCGG GACTATGCAGACACAGAAACACTTCTCTCACGGGGAAACGTGGACCAGAATGCACTGCTGGCCTACGCCCGCGAGGCGGCGGACTTCTCCACCAATCACCAGCTGCCGTCCCTGGACTTTGCCATGAACCACTACGGGCAGCCTGATGTTGCCTTGTTTGACTTCACCTGTATGTACGCGTCGGAGAACGCTGCACTGgtcagacagagacatggacaccATCTACTGGTCACGCTGGTGGGAGACAGCCTtctggag CCGTTCTGGCCCATGGGGACAGGTATAGCACGGGGGTTCCTGGCAGCATTGGATTCTGCCTGGATGGTACGGAGCTGGGCTCAAGGCCTCGCCCCCCTGGACATACTTGCTGAAAG AGAGAGTCTGTATCGTCTCCTTCCTCAGGCCTCTCCAGAAAATGTCAACAAGAACTTTGGTCAATACACTGTAGACCCAGCTACCCGCTACCCTAACATCAACCACCAACTCATCACCCCCGCACAG GTGGGGCATCTAATATACACAGAAGAGAGTGGAGGTTCGGGTGCGGACCAGGAACCACGACTCCGATCCCCCTTGCCGAAGCTACTACGACAGG AGTCCTTCTCTCGCTCCAGTAAGCTTTTGTCATGGTGCCAGCAACAGACACAGGGTTACCGTGGCGTTGCGGTTAGCGACCTCACTACTTCCTGGAAGAATGGCCTAGCTTTGTGTGCCCTCATCCACCACTACCGACCTGACCTCAT CGACTTTGACTCTCTAAaggaggatgagggggaggagaaTATGAGGTTGGGGTTGGAGGTGGCAGAGAAGGAGTTTGGCATCTCTCCTGTGATGACTGTCGAGGAGATGTCGTCTGTCAGTGAAACGGACACTCTCTGTATGGTCATGTACCTCAGCCAGTTTCACCAGCTCTTCAAGGACGCACTGCCCCCAAGCG AATCCCAGACCGAGAGCCTAGATGGGAGGGCTGCTGTGATTGgtcctgcctctctcctcagccGCCTGGGCCACAGCCCATCCCGCAAGCGCAACCCCAAG GAGCAGAAGGAGAAGGATGCggtggggaagaggaggaagaccagTCGGCCATGTCTGGAGGACGTGAGACAAGATCTCAGATTAGTGGACAGTTATGAG GAAGAGGCTGCCTTGTGCTCTGTGGGTGGAGCAAGCCAGAGCAGAGTGCGCTCGATGGCCAATCAGCTGCTGGCCAAGTTTGAGGAGAATGCCCCTTGCCCCTCCTCCACGCCAGCTGCAGCTCTCCGCAGACAG GGGGACTCCATGCCCATGCTTCCACCTCCTCCAGCATCCCCTGACCCCCAGGAACCAGCCTTTGTGGCCTCCGCTGCCACCTGGAAACAGGTAAAAATA CTTTAG
- the LOC109896324 gene encoding protein-methionine sulfoxide oxidase mical3b-like isoform X5 — MEFPGCPAAAGVAVGDEAEKEGHAQVLFDEFVQASTCRTTLRAFNLLCEHLQLTHTHTQPQTYSPTQPQRPFYHSLKERLSYWKANALWAKLDKRAAHHEYGKGRVCANTTCVIIGAGPCGLRTAVELGFLGARVVLLEKRDAFSRNNVLHLWPFTIHDLRGLGAKKFYGKFCAGAIDHISIRQLQLVLLKVALLLGVEVHVNVEFKGLVEPPVDQEQQKVGWRVEVKPKSHPINQLQCDVVIGADGRRNTLPGFRRKEFRGKLAIAITANFMNRNTTAEAKVEEISGVAFIFNQRFFQELRDTTGVDLENIVYYKDDTHYFVMTAKKQSLLEKGVILRDYADTETLLSRGNVDQNALLAYAREAADFSTNHQLPSLDFAMNHYGQPDVALFDFTCMYASENAALVRQRHGHHLLVTLVGDSLLEPFWPMGTGIARGFLAALDSAWMVRSWAQGLAPLDILAERESLYRLLPQASPENVNKNFGQYTVDPATRYPNINHQLITPAQVGHLIYTEESGGSGADQEPRLRSPLPKLLRQESFSRSSKLLSWCQQQTQGYRGVAVSDLTTSWKNGLALCALIHHYRPDLIDFDSLKEDEGEENMRLGLEVAEKEFGISPVMTVEEMSSVSETDTLCMVMYLSQFHQLFKDALPPSESQTESLDGRAAVIGPASLLSRLGHSPSRKRNPKEQKEKDAVGKRRKTSRPCLEDVRQDLRLVDSYEEEAALCSVGGASQSRVRSMANQLLAKFEENAPCPSSTPAAALRRQGDSMPMLPPPPASPDPQEPAFVASAATWKQVKIKKRTQQQEQMSFKYKEKVKCHTLPSRGEQKYVQMYTGGVSSLAEQISCQLQSQESPSPQHTPDRKESAGVHSVLAGPGPGGASDVCFFCSRRVYVMERLSAEGLFFHRSCFQCDHCSSTLRLASYAYDRPNGKFYCKPHYDLRLVGPVQRKRPAPPTSDQHPTPYERTPSQQTLLESPAALSTNPRSSVTVVTADRRSSVASLIGSGSGLVKLLCVCVCVYVCVCALSGISD; from the exons ATGGAGTTCCCAGGGTGCCCTGCTGCTGCCGGCGTTGCCGTGGGCGACGAGGCGGAGAAGGAGGGCCATGCCCAGGTTCTATTTGATGAGTTTGTCCAGGCGTCTACCTGCAGAACGACACTCCGTGCCTTCAACCTGCTGTGTGAGCACcttcagctcacacacacacacacacagccacagacaTACTCCCCGACGCAGCCGCAGAGGCCTTTCTACCACAGCCTCAAAGAACGCCTCAGCTACTGGAAGGCAAACGCACTGTGGGCCAAACTGGACAAACGGGCGGCCCACCACGAATACGGGAAGGGTCGTGTCTGTGCCAACACCACG TGTGTGATCATCGGGGCGGGGCCGTGTGGTCTGCGTACAGCAGTAGAGCTGGGGTTCCTGGGGGCCAGAGTGGTGCTGCTGGAGAAGAGAGATGCCTTCTCCAGGAACAACGTCCTTCACCTCTGGCCTTTCACCATCCACGACCTCAGGGGCCTCGGGGCCAAGAAGTTCTACGGCAAGTTCTGTGCTGGAGCCATTGACCACATCA GTATACGGCAGTTACAGTTGGTGTTATTAAAGGTGGCTCTGTTGCTGGGGGTGGAAGTCCATGTCAACGTAGAGTTCAAGGGACTGGTGGAGCCACCAGTGGACCAGGAGCAACAGA agGTAGGCTGGAGGGTGGAGGTGAAACCCAAGTCTCACCCTATTAACCAACTGCAGTGTGACGTGGTGATCGGAGCTGATGGACGACGGAACACACTGCCAG GGTTCAGGCGTAAGGAGTTCCGTGGCAAGCTGGCCATTGCCATCACAGCTAACTTCATGAACCGTAACACCACAGCTGAGGCCAAGGTGGAGGAGATCAGCGGAGTGGCCTTCATCTTCAACCAGAGGTTCTTTCAGGAGCTACGGGACACCACAGGAGTGGACCTGGAGAATATAGTGTACTACAAGGACGACACACACTACTTTGTGATGACGGCTAAGAAGCAGAGTCTGCTGGAGAAAGGAGTCATTCTGCGG GACTATGCAGACACAGAAACACTTCTCTCACGGGGAAACGTGGACCAGAATGCACTGCTGGCCTACGCCCGCGAGGCGGCGGACTTCTCCACCAATCACCAGCTGCCGTCCCTGGACTTTGCCATGAACCACTACGGGCAGCCTGATGTTGCCTTGTTTGACTTCACCTGTATGTACGCGTCGGAGAACGCTGCACTGgtcagacagagacatggacaccATCTACTGGTCACGCTGGTGGGAGACAGCCTtctggag CCGTTCTGGCCCATGGGGACAGGTATAGCACGGGGGTTCCTGGCAGCATTGGATTCTGCCTGGATGGTACGGAGCTGGGCTCAAGGCCTCGCCCCCCTGGACATACTTGCTGAAAG AGAGAGTCTGTATCGTCTCCTTCCTCAGGCCTCTCCAGAAAATGTCAACAAGAACTTTGGTCAATACACTGTAGACCCAGCTACCCGCTACCCTAACATCAACCACCAACTCATCACCCCCGCACAG GTGGGGCATCTAATATACACAGAAGAGAGTGGAGGTTCGGGTGCGGACCAGGAACCACGACTCCGATCCCCCTTGCCGAAGCTACTACGACAGG AGTCCTTCTCTCGCTCCAGTAAGCTTTTGTCATGGTGCCAGCAACAGACACAGGGTTACCGTGGCGTTGCGGTTAGCGACCTCACTACTTCCTGGAAGAATGGCCTAGCTTTGTGTGCCCTCATCCACCACTACCGACCTGACCTCAT CGACTTTGACTCTCTAAaggaggatgagggggaggagaaTATGAGGTTGGGGTTGGAGGTGGCAGAGAAGGAGTTTGGCATCTCTCCTGTGATGACTGTCGAGGAGATGTCGTCTGTCAGTGAAACGGACACTCTCTGTATGGTCATGTACCTCAGCCAGTTTCACCAGCTCTTCAAGGACGCACTGCCCCCAAGCG AATCCCAGACCGAGAGCCTAGATGGGAGGGCTGCTGTGATTGgtcctgcctctctcctcagccGCCTGGGCCACAGCCCATCCCGCAAGCGCAACCCCAAG GAGCAGAAGGAGAAGGATGCggtggggaagaggaggaagaccagTCGGCCATGTCTGGAGGACGTGAGACAAGATCTCAGATTAGTGGACAGTTATGAG GAAGAGGCTGCCTTGTGCTCTGTGGGTGGAGCAAGCCAGAGCAGAGTGCGCTCGATGGCCAATCAGCTGCTGGCCAAGTTTGAGGAGAATGCCCCTTGCCCCTCCTCCACGCCAGCTGCAGCTCTCCGCAGACAG GGGGACTCCATGCCCATGCTTCCACCTCCTCCAGCATCCCCTGACCCCCAGGAACCAGCCTTTGTGGCCTCCGCTGCCACCTGGAAACAGGTAAAAATA AAGAAGCGCACgcagcagcaggagcagatgAGTTTCAAGTACAAGGAAAAGGTCAAATGTCACACTCTGCCCAGCAGGGGAGAGCAG AAATACGTTCAGATGTACACAGGGGGAGTAAGCTCATTGGCTGAACAGATTTCCTGTCAGCTTCAAAGTCAGGAGTCACCGTCACCCCAGCACACTCCTGATAGGAAGGAATCA gCTGGCGTTCACTCTGTTTTGGCGGGGCCAGGGCCAGGAGGGGCCAGTGACGTGTGTTTCTTCTGCAGTAGGCGTGTGTACGTGATGGAGAGACTCAGTGCTGAGGGACTGTTCTTCCACCGGAGCTGCTTCCAGTGTGACCACTGCAGCTCCACCCTTCGCCTGGCCTCTTACGCCTACGACCGACCTAAcg GGAAGTTCTACTGTAAGCCGCACTATGACCTCCGTCTGGTTGGGCCGGTCCAGAGGAAGAGACCTGCTCCTCCTACCTCCGACCAGCATCCAACCCCCTACGAACGGACCCCCTCTCAGCAGACCCTCCTG GAGTCCCCAGCTGCTCTGTCCACTAACCCTCGCTCCTCAGTAACTGTGGTGACAGCAGATCGCAGGTCCTCAG tggcGTCTCTGATTGGGAGTGGGTCCGGCTTGGTAAAGcttctatgtgtatgtgtgtgtgtgtatgtgtgcgtgtgtgcactcAGTGGCATCTCTGATTGA